A window from Vulcanimicrobium alpinum encodes these proteins:
- a CDS encoding acyl--CoA ligase family protein, with protein sequence MIAEPSAAVHVRALDPVEFLERAAFVYPERLAVIDGDAQRTYPEFLARVRRFAAGLQAMGIGNGERVAVLAPNVSIALEAANAVPLAGGVLCALNTRLAPEEIDYILGHCGASVLFYDPELEPLVERLESRIPRVREYETFLAESDPDALAPHRAGEDETISINYTSGTTGKPKGVMYTYRGAYLNALAEVVHANLRPESVYLWTLPMFHCNGWCFPWAVTAVGATHVCLRKVDAPNINRAIREDGVTHFCAAPTVLIALANHPETVAFPRRVIVTTAGAPPSPTTIEQVEGLGAEIHHVYGLTETYGPITECAWHSPDWDVLPAHRRAWLRSRQGVPMVTLGANDVRVVDTELRDVPADGTTHGEIVMRGNNVMKGYYDDPAATARAFAGGWFHSGDIAVRHPDGYIEIVDRSKDVIISGGENISTQQVEKVLLEHDAVLEVAVVAIPDEKWGEVPKAFVTLKPGRTLDAEELRLFARERIAAFKVPKAYEFCDLPKTSTGKIQKYVLREREWTGRTKRVN encoded by the coding sequence ATGATCGCTGAACCCTCGGCCGCCGTCCACGTGCGGGCGCTCGATCCCGTCGAGTTTCTCGAACGCGCGGCGTTCGTCTACCCCGAGCGGCTCGCGGTGATCGACGGCGACGCGCAGCGCACCTATCCGGAGTTTCTGGCCCGCGTCCGGCGCTTCGCCGCGGGGCTGCAAGCGATGGGGATCGGCAACGGCGAGCGGGTCGCGGTGCTGGCGCCGAACGTTTCGATCGCGCTCGAGGCCGCCAACGCGGTTCCGCTTGCGGGCGGCGTGCTGTGCGCGCTGAACACGCGCCTTGCGCCCGAGGAGATCGACTATATTCTCGGCCACTGCGGCGCGAGCGTGCTGTTCTACGATCCGGAACTCGAGCCGCTGGTCGAGCGCCTCGAGAGCCGCATCCCGCGCGTGCGCGAGTACGAGACGTTTCTCGCTGAGTCCGATCCCGACGCCCTCGCGCCGCATCGCGCCGGCGAAGACGAGACGATCTCGATCAACTACACCAGTGGCACGACCGGCAAGCCCAAGGGCGTCATGTATACCTACCGCGGCGCATACCTCAACGCGCTCGCCGAGGTCGTCCACGCGAACCTGCGGCCGGAGAGCGTCTATCTCTGGACGCTCCCGATGTTCCACTGCAACGGCTGGTGCTTTCCGTGGGCCGTCACGGCCGTCGGCGCGACGCACGTGTGCCTGCGCAAAGTCGATGCGCCGAACATCAACCGCGCGATCCGCGAAGACGGCGTCACCCACTTCTGCGCGGCGCCGACGGTGCTGATCGCGCTCGCGAACCATCCCGAGACGGTCGCCTTCCCGCGCCGCGTCATCGTGACGACGGCGGGCGCGCCGCCCTCACCGACGACGATCGAGCAAGTCGAAGGGCTCGGCGCCGAGATCCATCACGTCTACGGGCTCACCGAAACGTACGGCCCGATCACCGAGTGCGCGTGGCACAGCCCGGACTGGGACGTGCTGCCGGCGCATCGCCGCGCGTGGCTGCGCAGCCGCCAAGGCGTCCCGATGGTGACGCTCGGTGCCAACGACGTGCGCGTCGTCGACACCGAACTGCGCGACGTCCCCGCCGACGGCACGACACACGGCGAGATCGTCATGCGCGGCAACAACGTGATGAAGGGATACTACGACGATCCCGCCGCGACGGCGCGCGCGTTCGCCGGCGGCTGGTTCCACTCCGGCGACATCGCGGTGCGTCATCCCGACGGCTACATCGAGATCGTCGACCGTTCGAAAGACGTCATCATCAGCGGCGGCGAGAACATCTCGACGCAGCAAGTCGAGAAGGTGCTGCTCGAGCACGACGCCGTGCTCGAGGTCGCGGTCGTCGCGATCCCCGACGAGAAGTGGGGCGAAGTCCCCAAAGCATTCGTCACGCTCAAGCCGGGACGCACGCTCGATGCCGAGGAGCTGCGGCTGTTCGCGCGCGAGCGCATCGCGGCGTTCAAAGTCCCCAAAGCCTACGAGTTCTGCGACTTGCCGAAGACGTCGACCGGGAAGATTCAGAAATACGTGCTGCGCGAGCGCGAGTGGACGGGGCGCACGAAACGCGTGAACTGA
- a CDS encoding GNAT family N-acetyltransferase — translation MVDSVLRIHVRQADRFDAAPLAALRCASLVEMGLLPQAQAEGFRRLALPEFWRGLSEERIAAWLLSVDDRIVGCACLVFWERLPYPETSLHAELAGVYVAPEFRRLGYARELIGEALTTARACGVRKTVLQPTERTRELYRAFGFAESGQMRA, via the coding sequence ATGGTCGATTCCGTCCTTCGCATCCACGTCCGTCAGGCCGACCGCTTCGACGCCGCACCGCTGGCGGCGCTGCGCTGCGCCTCCCTGGTCGAGATGGGCCTCTTGCCGCAGGCGCAGGCCGAGGGGTTCCGGCGACTCGCGCTGCCGGAGTTCTGGCGCGGGCTCTCCGAGGAGCGGATCGCCGCGTGGCTGCTCAGCGTCGACGACCGCATCGTCGGCTGCGCGTGCCTCGTGTTCTGGGAGCGCCTGCCGTACCCCGAGACCTCGCTCCACGCCGAACTCGCCGGGGTCTACGTCGCGCCGGAGTTTCGGCGCCTCGGCTACGCCCGCGAACTGATCGGCGAGGCGCTCACGACGGCGCGCGCCTGCGGCGTGCGCAAGACGGTCCTCCAGCCGACCGAACGGACGCGCGAGCTGTATCGCGCGTTCGGCTTCGCCGAGTCCGGCCAGATGCGCGCATGA
- a CDS encoding ATP-dependent Clp protease adaptor ClpS, producing MAPVTLADDTVAPVSKPLPLYNVIAHNCDCHTFDDVIFGFIRILGMCARDATVKADEIDHYSSAVVAQAHQELAEHYAARLRDEIISRANTRLRTSVQPASRSYDGVGG from the coding sequence ATGGCCCCCGTGACACTGGCCGACGACACCGTCGCGCCCGTCAGCAAGCCGCTTCCGCTCTACAACGTGATCGCGCACAACTGCGACTGCCACACGTTCGACGACGTCATCTTCGGCTTCATCCGCATCCTCGGGATGTGCGCGCGCGACGCGACGGTCAAGGCCGACGAGATCGATCACTACAGCAGCGCCGTCGTCGCGCAAGCGCATCAGGAACTGGCGGAACATTACGCGGCACGGCTGCGCGACGAGATCATCAGCCGCGCGAACACTCGCCTTCGCACCTCGGTCCAGCCCGCGTCACGCTCATATGATGGGGTAGGGGGATGA